In one window of Microtus pennsylvanicus isolate mMicPen1 chromosome 2, mMicPen1.hap1, whole genome shotgun sequence DNA:
- the Cstf1 gene encoding cleavage stimulation factor subunit 1 codes for MYRTKVGLKDRQQLYKLIISQLLYDGYISIANGLINEIKPQSVCAPSEQLLHLIKLGMENDDSAVQYAIGRSDTVAPGTGIDLEFDADVQTMSPEASEYETCYVTSHKGPCRVATYSRDGQLIATGSADASIKILDTERMLAKSAMPIEVMMNETAQQNMENHPVIRTLYDHVDEVTCLAFHPTEQILASGSRDYTLKLFDYSKPSAKRAFKYIQEAEMLRSISFHPSGDFILVGTQHPTLRLYDINTFQCFVSCNPQDQHTDAICSVNYNPSANMYVTGSKDGCIKLWDGVSNRCITTFEKAHDGAEVCSAIFSKNSKYILSSGKDSVAKLWEISTGRTLVRYTGAGLSGRQVHRTQAVFNHTEDYILLPDERTISLCCWDSRTAERRNLLSLGHNNIVRCIVHSPTNPGFMTCSDDFRARFWYRRSTTD; via the exons ATGTACAGAACCAAAGTGGGCTTGAAGGACCGGCAGCAGCTCTACAAGCTGATCATTAGCCAGCTGCTCTATGACGGTTACATCAGCATCGCCAATGGCCTCATCAATGAGATCAAGCCCCAGTCGGTGTGCGCGCCCTCGGAGCAGCTCCTGCACCTCATCAAACTAG GGATGGAAAACGATGACTCTGCAGTTCAGTATGCAATTGGTCGCTCCGATACAGTTGCCCCTGGCACAGGGATTGACCTGGAGTTTGATGCAGATGTCCAGACAATGTCGCCCGAGGCTTCCGAGTATGAAACCTGCTATGTCACTTCCCACAAAGGCCCATGCCGCGTGGCCACCTATAGCAGAGACGGGCAGTTGATAGCCACAGGCTCCGCTGATGCTTCCATAAAGATACTGGACACGGAAAGAATGTTGGCCAAAAGTGCCATGCCAATTGAG GTCATGATGAATGAGACTGCACAACAGAACATGGAGAACCACCCAGTGATTCGAACTCTTTACGACCACGTGGATGAAGTCACGTGTCTTGCTTTTCACCCTACAGAACAGATCCTGGCCTCGGGCTCAAGGGATTATACTCTAAAATTGTTTGATTATTCCAAACCGTCTGCTAAAAGAGCCTTCAAGTACATTCAG GAAGCTGAAATGCTGCGCTCCATCTCTTTCCACCCTTCTGGGGACTTTATCCTGGTTGGGACTCAGCATCCTACACTCCGCCTCTATGATATCAACACCTTCCAGTGTTTCGTTTCTTGCAATCCCCAAGACCAGCACACCGATGCCATCTGTTCCGTTAACTACAATCCTAGTGCCAACATGTACGTCACTGGCAGCAAGGACGGCTGCATCAAGCTGTGGGATGGCGTTTCCAATCGCTGCATCACAACCTTTGAGAAAGCTCACGATGGCGCAGAAGTCTGTTCTGCTATTTTCTCCAAGAATTCCAAGTACATCCTCTCGAGTGGAAAAGACTCTGTAGCTAAGCTCTGGGAGATATCCACAGGGCGGACGCTGGTGAGGTACACAG GCGCAGGTCTGAGTGGACGGCAGGTGCACCGGACGCAGGCTGTGTTTAACCACACTGAGGACTATATTTTGCTGCCGGACGAAAGGACCATCAGCCTCTGCTGCTGGGACTCTAGGACAGCTGAGCGCAGAAACCTGCTTTCCCTGGGCCACAACAACATCGTGCGCTGTATTGTGCACTCGCCCACCAACCCTGGCTTCATGACGTGCAGTGACGACTTCCGAGCTCGATTCTGGTACCGGAGGTCCACCACTGACTGA